From Lathamus discolor isolate bLatDis1 chromosome 24, bLatDis1.hap1, whole genome shotgun sequence:
gttttggggtgatttgggggggtggggaggtttggggggggttttggggtgttctGGGATGGTTTGGGGAGGgggttggggtggttttggggggtttgggggagattttggggtgatttgggaggggtttgggggtgtttcgGAGAGGATTTGGGAGGgatttttggggtgttttggggatgttttggagaggttttggggtggtttgggacagttttttggggtgtttcggggtggttttgggtgtttcggggtgggttttgggtgtttttttggggtggttttgggtgtttcggggtgttttggggtggttttgggtgtttcggggtggtttggggtggttttgggtgtttcggggtggttttgggtgttttttgggggtggttttgggtgtttcggggtgttttggggtggttttgggtgttttgggtgattttttggggtggttttgggtgtttcggggtggtttggggtggttttgggtgtttcggggtgttttgggtgttttttttgggtggttttgggtgtttcgGGGTGTTTTGGGTgattttttggggtggttttgggtgtttcggggtggtttggggtggttttgggtgtttcggggtggttttgggtgtttttttggggtggtttttggGTGTTtcggggtggttttgggtgtttttttggggtggttttgggtgtttcggggtgttttggggtggttttgggtgtttcggggtggtttggggtggttttgggtgtttcggggtggttttgggtgtttttttggggtggttttgggtgtttcggggtgttttgggtgttttttttgggtggttttgggtgtttcgGGGTGTTTTGGGTgattttttggggtggttttgggtgtttcggggtggttttgggtgtttcggggtgttttgggtgtttttttggggtggttttgggtgttttttttggggtggttttgggtgttttttggggtggttttgggtgttcCGGGCTGTTCGGGGGGGTCGGTACCTccagcagcacccccagcacagccaggcccCCGCTGTGGTGCTGCGCCTCGCTGGCGTTGCCATAGCGCTCGGCATCGTAGTGCACCACGTGCatctggggaggggggggcagagcagggacccCCCCATAgacacagcccccccccccccccccatcacccccttcCCTTCTGGACCCCATTCCCGAGCCCAGCCGCATTCCTGCACCCGTTTCCAAGCCCCAGCCCTGTTTCCTACCCGtttcccaccccattcccatcccatttcCTATTCTCATCCCATGTCTCACCTCATTCCTATCCCTTTCCCATTCCATTTTCCACTTTATTCCCAACCCATTtcccatttccatcccatttccCATTCCATATCCCACTCCCATCCTATTTCTGACTTCATTCCTATTCCTTTTCCATTCCCACCCCatttcccattcccatcccatttcccatttctatcccatttccAACCTCATTCCTATCCCTTTCCCATTCCATTTCCCACCTTATTCCCAACCCatttcccattcccatcccctaTCCCATTCTCATCCATTTCTGACCTCATTCCTATTCCTTTTCCATTCCCACTCTGTTTCCCACCTCATTCCTATCCCATTCCCATGTGATTTCCCACCTCATTCCTGTTCCTTTCCCATTCCCGTCCTGTTTCCCACCTcattcccatccccattcccacccattccattccccatcccattccccattcccatccccttTCCCACCTTATTCCCACCCcattccccattccccccccattcccatttcccaccccattccccattccccattcccaccccGTTTCCcaccccatttccccccccattccccattcccattccccattcccatcctgTTTTCCACCTTATTCCCATTCCCACCCCATTCACATCCCATTTCCCACCTTATTCCcgccccattccccatcccattccccccccattccctattccccattccccccccattcccctccCCATTCCACCCCATTTccctccccattcccaccccattcccattccccatttcccaccccattccccattcccaccccGTTTCCCACCTTATTCCCATTCccccccattcccattccccaTTCCCATTCCGTTTCCCACCTCATTCCTGttcccaccccattcccaccccgttcccattcccatttcccatcccattccccatTCGCATCCCGTTTCCCACCTCATTCCCACCCcattccccattcccccccattcccattccctattccccatccccatcccatttcCGACCCCATTCCCACCCCGtttcccaccccattcccattcccccccattcccattccctattccccattcccccccattcccatcccattccccattcccatcccatttcCCACCTCattccccccccatccccatcccattccccccccgccccggtaCCTCCGCCGCCGCCCTGTGCCCCTCCACCAGATGCTCGGCCCCTCCGCTGCCCCCCGCCGCTCCCCAATGGAAGTGCAGCTGCTCCGCGGCGAAGCTCCGGGGGAGCCCCCGCAACCGCAGCGACCgcggcagctccagcaccgCTGCGGGGACCCGGGACGGGGCTCACGGCACCGCCGACaccggacccccccccccccccctcaatCCCGGTCCCCCCCTTACCCGTGTGCCCGTTGTTGCTCAGCGGCAGGAGCGAGGCCCCGGGGCTCTCGTAGCCCTCGGGGTGGATCGGGGGCAGCGAAGGGTCCGGTTCCACCCCCGTTATCCGGATGTCGATGGGGGACTGAGCCCGGCCCCCGCACGCCGGGTACCCCTCGGGCCAATGGTGCTGCCCGTGGGGACCTGCGCATGGtacggaggggggggggggttatcCCGGTATTCCTCACGTCGGGAATGCCCCCGCTTGACCCCGTGTTGAGCGGGGCCGGGATATTCCCAATGTTCTCCTTAATCCTTTCGGGACGGGTTTTCCGGCTCGGGGAGCGGGGAcaaagggagggggggggggggcacccacGGGGTCTCCAATGGGATGGGGCTTAACCGGGATCGGATCCTAATTGGATTTGGCAGCGGGGATGGAGCTTTATGTAAGGGAGCACAATGGGAGCATTGGAGCACGGGggggaccggggggggggggacccaAGCACCCACCTCCCGTTTGGGGGGGACCCAAAGAAGTCGAGGGGGGGGACGGACACATATGGGGGGCACCCATTCATCTACATCTGAGTGGGGGGACCCAAAGAAGTCGAGGGGGGACACACATATGGGGGGCACCCATTCATCTACATCTGAGTGGGGGGACCCAAAGAAGTCggggggggcacacacacatatggGGGGCACCCATTCATCTACATCTGAGTGGGGGGGACCCGAAGAAGTCGAGGGGGGGGGACGCACATATGGGGGGCACCCATTCATCTACATCTGAGTGGGGGGGACCCAAAGAAGtcggggggggacacacacacatatgggGGGCACCCATTCATCTGCCTCTGAGTGGGGGGCACCCAGGGGAAAGGGGGGGTTATGGGCACGCAGCTCTATTGGAACAGGGTTGGGGGCTTTGGGGGGTGCACCCATCCatatatccccccccccccaatttgggggtgctggtgtgGGCCCCACTCACCCTCATACGCCCAATGGGGAcctgtgggggggggggaagcagagacgttggggggggggggctttgagatgagcccccccccccccccaacaaaccCATTCCTGGGGTCCCAAAGGGGGGGTCCCTGCATTGGGGtgaccgggggggggggggcactcaccggcgggcagggcaggggccggggcccccagcagcagcagcagcaccggcagcatggcggggggggggccggggggcaGCGGGACCCGGCTTAAATACCCCCggggggggggaaaaggggggggggggaaggggggggcggggggggtccATCCCCCAACCCccagggcgggggggggggtgggggcaTGGGGGGAATTGGGGAGGGGGatgggggaaaggggggggttgggggggtcaTGGGGGCTGGGgacgtgggggggggggggccctgcCCTGGCTCCCCTCGCCCCGCCCCCGTTGTCCAGCCACGCCCATTTTATAAGCCACGCCCCTTGTCCATAACCACGGCCCTTCTCGCTGACGTCACAAGGGTACACTCCTCCCCCCACGTGCTGGCCCGCGCGCCCTCCCGCCCCCTCTTTATTATGTAATGTGGTTCCGCCCCACCCCTCCGTCCCTATTGGCCGTGACGTGACGGCAAAGTCGCCGCCCATTGGTGGGAGGCAgcggggaggggaaagggggcGGAGTCAAAGACCCCCAGCGCGGAGCCTGTGTCGCCACATGGAGGGGCGTGGCCGCCGCCCCACCTCCTCCGACCAATCAGCTGCGGGGCGGCTCGGCATTGGGCAGCGCCGGCCAAGCAGGAGCGAGGGGGCGTGGCGCGGCGCTGAGGCCCCGCCCGTTACTGGGGTGCGGGAGCCAATGGGCGAACGGGGTGGGCGGGGCGCAGCGGGAGGCACGTGCGGCCGCGCACGTGTCCGCGTGGGGCCGGCGCAAGCCGGGTGGGACCGGGACGGGAACAACGAGATCGGGAAACGCGCACCGGGATACAGGGATACAGGTACCGGGATACGGGGATAGGGATACCGGGATACAGGGATACAGGTACCGGGATACGGGGATAGGGGTACCGGGATACAGGGATACAGGTACCGGGATACAGGGATACAGGTACCGGGATACGGGGATACAGGTACCGGGATACAGGGATACAGGTACCGGGATACGGGGATAGGGGTACCGGATACAGGGATACAGGTACCGGGATACAGGGATACAGGTACCGGGATACGGGGATACAGGTACCGGGATACAGGGATACAGGTACCGGGATACGGGGATACAGGGATACAGGTACCGGGATACGGGGATACAGGTACCGGGATACGGGGATAGGGGTACCAGGATACAGGTACCGGGATACGGGGATACAGGGATACAGGTACCGGGATACAGGTACCGGGATACAGGGATAGGGATACCGGGATACAGGGATACAGGTACCGGGATACAGGGATACAGGTACCGGGATACAGGGATAGGGGTACCGGGATACGGGGatacagggatacagggatagGGGTACCGGGATACGTGGATAGCGGTACCTGGATACAGGGATATAGGTACCGGGGtacagggatacagggatacaGGTACCAGGATACGGGGATAGCGATACCGGAATACAGGGATACAGGTACCGGGATACGGGGATACAGGGATACAGGTACTGGGATACGGGGATACAGGTACCGGGATACAGGGGATAGCGATACCGGGATACAGGGGTACAGGTACCGGGATACAGGGATAGCGATACTGGGATACGCGGATACAGGTACCGGGATACGGGCACCGGGATCTGGATACTGGCACTGGGATAGGGATACTGGTACTGGGAGAGCAATACTGGGATAGGGATACAGGGATAGGGATACCGGGATACAGGGATAGCGATACTAGGATACGGGCACCGGGATCGGGATACCGGGATCGGGATAGCGCTACCGGTACTGGGAGAGCGATACTGGGATAGGGATACCGGGACCGGGATAGGGATACAGGGAATGGGGGCACCGGGATAGCGCTACCGGCACTGGGATACCCATACCGGCAGCTGGAGATCAGTACTGGTACCGGGACAGGGACACCGGTGCCGAGATACAGGGATAGTGGTACCGGGCTAAGGACATCAGGACCGGGATAGGGGCACCGGGATAACGCTACCGGTACTGGGATGGCGATACCGGGATAGGGATACCGGTACCGGGATAGCAATACAGGGATAAGGGCACCGGGATACAGGGATGGCGATACCGGGACAGGGATACAGGGACAGGGATACCGGTACCGGGATAGCAATACCGGTACTGGGATGGCGATACCGGgacagggatacagggatagGGATACCGgtgcctgcagcaggacaggggaaccggggggggggggggggagggggcgaAGGTCCCGGTACCGGGGGGTgcaattggggggggggggggggtccctgttATTGGGGTcccattgggggggggggatccaAGTTCGCAATGACCcaaattccccctttttcccctcttttttccctcccccccccccccccccgcagcctcGTCCCCACGGAACTgaacccccccctccccccccccccatggaacccccccccccccccgcacctgCTCCTGCGGCTCCCGCAGCTCCGAGAGCGAGGCCGAGGGGGGCGGCCCCGTCGCGACCCCCCCCCGCACCTGAGCACGGCTCCAAGcgccggggggggggcgggacgAGGCCCCCCCCGGTCCCCCCCATCCCCGTGCCCTGGGAAGCGGCCACGGAAAAGGGAGAGGGGGGGGAAACCGCGGGCCCCTCCCCCCCAGCGATGCCGATCGCGTCTTTGCCCAAAAAGTGAGTTTTTGAGGTGAAAACcaacctggggggggggggggggggggggcacacagggcctctccccccccccggccgctgtggccccagctctgcctctgccccctCCCAGTGCCAGGAGCTCGGGGGCTTCATCCGgcccctgcaggagctgctcgagGGGCTCCAGCGGGGGCGGTTCCACAGAGGTGGGTgccccccccctgccccaccccccttttccttcccctccccccccctttacCCCCACTTTTacccccttttccccccacccttttccttccccccttttcctccctttggtctcttttttcccccttttttcccctttttcctccctttttgcccgttttccctccccttttcccccacTTTCCGACTTTTcaccttcttttccctccttctctccccttttttcccattttcctcacttttttcctcttttccctccccttttcccccctttctgcttcttttccctactttctcctcccttttttcccattttcctccttttttttcctatttctcactttttcctccctatttcctcttttttccctttttcttcccttttcccaccttttttccccacccttttccttccccccttttcctccctttttccaccttttccctccctttccctctcccttttcccccttttttcccattttcctcccttttttacccatttctcctttctttctcc
This genomic window contains:
- the CA14 gene encoding carbonic anhydrase 14 isoform X5, translating into MLPVLLLLLGAPAPALPAGPHWAYEGPHGQHHWPEGYPACGGRAQSPIDIRITGVEPDPSLPPIHPEGYESPGASLLPLSNNGHTAVLELPRSLRLRGLPRSFAAEQLHFHWGAAGGSGGAEHLVEGHRAAAEMHVVHYDAERYGNASEAQHHSGGLAVLGVLLEGRGRPSPPSASGPCCPPAWISTIATTAPSPPPPASRACSGPCSGSPSASARPSWSSSRELFIARKHPRPSPSSWRATSGGPKSSTSAGCSPPPPRHLRGIQQVKASPSSSAPWAAALASSSASTWWARGCA
- the CA14 gene encoding carbonic anhydrase 14 isoform X4 is translated as MLPVLLLLLGAPAPALPAGPHWAYEGPHGQHHWPEGYPACGGRAQSPIDIRITGVEPDPSLPPIHPEGYESPGASLLPLSNNGHTAVLELPRSLRLRGLPRSFAAEQLHFHWGAAGGSGGAEHLVEGHRAAAEMHVVHYDAERYGNASEAQHHSGGLAVLGVLLEGRGRPSPPSASGPCCPPAWISTIATTAPSPPPPASRACSGPCSGSPSASARPSWSSSRELFIARKHPRPSPSSWRATSGGPKSSTSAGCSPPPPRHLRGIQQVKASPSSSAPWAAALASSSASTWWARGCAA